ATCCGGTGGCGCATCGCAGAGGTAGCGCCGAGTCGGCGGCGCCGTGGAATTCGCCATGAGTTCGGCGATCCAGGCGGCTGCCCTGTCCGCGCGGCCGCGCGCAAGAGTCGCGTGCCGCACCGACGATGCCCCGCCGGATAGCAGCCATGCCAGCGTGGTCAGGTAGTAGCCGGCGATCTCGGGATAGACGAACTCGGCGCGGCCCTCGTGGTCGAGCCACCCGGCGATGGCTCCGGCGTCAGGGCCGTCGGTGAGTTGAATGTCGCTGTGCAACAACCAGTGTTCGATACGGTCGGCGGCGAGGTGCTGCTCCTCGAGCAGTACGCCGAGATCGGGATAACCCGTCGACATCTCAATTCCCCCTGACTGGTGACGGCGCCGGCACGCCGTCGCTGAACGGTGTGGGGCGCAACGCCGCGCCGCACCACCACCGGGGCGGCTGGCCGCCGGGATAACGTGCCTCGGTCTGCTGCCATGTCGTGTTGCCCCATACGCGTGCCCGAGCCAGCGTGCGCGGATCCGGAATGGCGTCGCGGCGGATCCATTCCCCGCTGCCGGGCACTCCGCTGTAGAGCAGGAGGTAATCCCGCGCGAAGCGGGGATCGCCGGCGAGGTCGAGGCGGTCCAGTTCGAACCACAGCGCGAACAGTTTGACGAACGTGGGCCGGACGTCGTCGAAGACGTGGTCCCGCAGGCCGGCCATGTCGTCGTCGTGCCAGTACCGGGCGATCCGCTGGTCCGCCAACCCGGAGAGGTCAACGAATCGCATCCGGGAGGTGAGCCCGGTCCCTCCACCGTCGACGGCCAGCAGGCTGGCGTCGCGCAGCCGGAAGATGTCGGCGTATCCGTTCAGCCGATAGCCGTGCGTCTGCGCCACATTGCAGACGCCGACCGTCGGATTCGCGAGGAACAGCCGCTGCCACATGGTGAACTGGTTGATCAGCGAGGCGCCCGCCACGACGATCACCACGACCGTTACGACGCATCCGCGCAACGACAAAGTTGACAACAAGCCGGTGGTGCACGCAACCACGGCCAGCGCCGCCAACGGCCAGATCGGCGTGGCGAACCGCAGCTGTTCCATCCAGTCGGGCCGCAGCACGACGAGCGCGGTGAAAGCCAGCCCGAGGGGGATTCCCAGCATCGCGACCGCGACGCGGTCGATAGCGCCACGCCACACCGCAGCGCCGACGATGGCAATGGCTATGAACGTCGCTGTCAGACCGAGATATTCGGCGACGTCCCAGGCCCGGGCAAGGTCGGACAGGCTTGGCATGCCCTGCTCTTTCGCGCGGGCCGTGTTCGGAAGGTAGTCGCCGAAGGTGAACCAGCGCCACAGCAGGTAGAGACCGGTCGGCGCGGCGAACGCGGCAAGCGCGGTCAGGCAGGATCGCGCGGCGGCGCGGATGCCATAACGGTTGGCGGTGACGGCGATCGCGATGGGAAACGCTGCGGCGTAGATGATGCCGTCCGGCCGGCTGAGCGCAGCGAGCGCGGCGAGACTTCCCACGATGAGCGCGGTTCGGGTATCGGCGAGTCGCTGGTGGACGGCGGCCCGGACCAGGACGGCGGCGATCCCGGTCACCGCCAAAGCGAACAGCGCGTTCTCCAGCCCGCTTGTCGTCCAGATGGTGAAGGACGGGATGGCGGCGGTCAGTGTGCCCGCCACCACGGTGACGAGGAGCGGACGACGGACGAAGACTTGTGCGGCGGCGAACATGGCGGTGAAGATGCCGAAGCAGCACACGAGAGCGACGGCCTTGGGGTACAAGACGACGTCGGAAAGCCCGAATAACGCCCCGCGGTCGAACAATCCGAGCAACCGGCCGATGGCCAGGATCGCGACCCATGCCGGGTTCGAGTAGCCCTCGACGGCTTCGCCGCCGGGCTGCAGGACCGGCCCGGCGCCGGTGGCCAGCGAGCGGGCATAGGCGAAGGACAGACCGGCGTCGTCGACGATCCACGAACCGTAATAGCTTGCATGCAGAGCGGTTGCCGCCGTGGGGATTCCCGCGGCGATGAGCCAGGCGCGGCGAGGCGGTGACGCCGACGGTGTGGTCGCGACGGTCGCGGTTTCTGGTACACGCTCGGCGATCGCGGTCACGTGCTCACCCGGTCAGTGATGTCGCTTCTGCTGGGCGTCTCCCGCTGATCGGTGGCGAAGCGCTGGTGGACAGCGCTTTTCACGGTTTCGGGTAGTCGGCGGATGGTTTCCGGGTCGATGAAGGCGAGGTAGAGCACGAACATCGCGGGTGTGAAGAAGCCGACCGCGACGGTCACCAAGATGATCGAATGCAGCGCGACGCCCGCGGTCAACACGTAGCGCCGGCACCGCCGGTTCCACACCAGGATGCCGATCACGAGTTCGAGGACAAGCGTTCCCCACGTGGCCAGGTTCATCAGTTCCGCGCTCGTGACAACCCAATGCGGCAACGGGATGATCAGCATGTCCTCGAGCCGGAACGCGTAGGACAGGGCGGTGCCCTCGGGCCATTTGTTGCCGGTCATCCGGACCTGGAACGTGGAGATGTAGATCAGTGACAGTTGGAACTGCAACAGTCGCAGCGCCCACGGGGCACGCATCTGCGCGGACCAGAACTTGCCGCCGGCTCGGCGTTGATCGAGAGACAGGGCGGCGCCGCAGGGCGACAAGGCGAGCAGCAGCGCTTCGATACGGAGCAGCGCGTCACCGGAATTGAAGACGAACGGGTTGCGAAACTCGAAGGACAGTACGAGCACAAACACCAGCAGCGCCGCCAATCGGCTGTGCCAGCCGACTGTCAACGCGATCGCTGAGATCAGGAGCAGCGCCCAGCCGATCATCAGCGCGCGATCACCGGCCCAGAACTCGAAGACGCCGTTCTCGTAGGTGCCGCCGCGGTGGGCGGGGACGACGCCGTACGTGCTGAAGAGGTCGTCGAGGTCACCGAGCAGTGAGAGCGTCCAGAGCACGACGATTGCGCCGAAGAGTATGCGGACCGCGCCGAGAGTGTAGGTAGGGGTGGGCCGGAACCAGAAGTGTCGCCAGGCGTTGATCGCTCTCTCTGGCATCGGTTTTGCTGTACTTGAGGCCGGGTTCATGGCCGGCCCTCGAGTGA
The window above is part of the Mycolicibacterium rutilum genome. Proteins encoded here:
- a CDS encoding HTTM domain-containing protein → MPERAINAWRHFWFRPTPTYTLGAVRILFGAIVVLWTLSLLGDLDDLFSTYGVVPAHRGGTYENGVFEFWAGDRALMIGWALLLISAIALTVGWHSRLAALLVFVLVLSFEFRNPFVFNSGDALLRIEALLLALSPCGAALSLDQRRAGGKFWSAQMRAPWALRLLQFQLSLIYISTFQVRMTGNKWPEGTALSYAFRLEDMLIIPLPHWVVTSAELMNLATWGTLVLELVIGILVWNRRCRRYVLTAGVALHSIILVTVAVGFFTPAMFVLYLAFIDPETIRRLPETVKSAVHQRFATDQRETPSRSDITDRVST